GATGTCGGTCGGCGCGCGGTTCTGCAGCACGCGCAACCGCGCACGCACGAACCCGTATTCGGGCGACTGGCGCGGCTGCCGGTACGGCGCGCGGCGCGCGCGATCCTCCATGTCGGCGATCCGCTCGCCCGTCAGCGGGTGCGTGCGCGCGTAGGCCGGCACGCCCGCATCGCCCATCGACGCGCGGTCGAGCCGCTCGAAGAAGCCCGGCATCCCGTACGGGTCATAGCCCGCGCCCGCGAGCAGCTGGAAGCCGACGCGATCGGCCTCGCGCTCGGCCGAACGCGAGAAGCGCAGCTGGTTGTCCACCGCGTACGCCTGCCCGCCCACCGCGATCGCGCTGCCGAGGTCGCCGCTTCTCGCGAGAACGCCGGCCAGCACGCCGAGCAGCATCGCCGCGAGCGCCGTATAGCCGGTCTTTTCGTTTGCACCGATCATCCGCGCGATGTGCCGCTGCAGCACGTGCCCCATCTCGTGGCCGACCACCGACGCGAGTTCCGACTCCGTCTGCGTCGTGACGACGAGCCCGCTGTTGATCCCGATGAACCCGCCCGGCATCGAGAACGCATTGATCTGCGGATCGCGCACCGGGAACAGGTCGAAGTCCGGCGTGTAGCCGCCGATGAAGCGCGCGGCCGCCGCAGCCGCAAGCCGCGCCGCCATCGCGTTCAGGTAGTCGCGCACGAGCCAGTCGTCGAGATAGTCGGGATCGCGCCGCACTTCGCGCATCACGCGCTCGCCGAGCCGGCGCTCAGCCTGCGGCGTCAACGAACCGCCGGAACCGTCGCCCAGGTCGGGCAGCTCCAGCGAGCGAAGCGGCGCACGCAGGCTCGCGGCCGGCGCCGACGCGCCGCCCGTATCCGAAAACCGGCTCTCCGCGCCGCCGTACGTGCCGAACACGCCGGCCGCGATGCCGGACGGCACGGTGGAAATCGACCGGGCGCCGCCGGCCGCCGATTCGAGCGGCGGCGCGGACGCGCTCTGCGCATGGCCGCTCGGCGGCAACGCAAGCGCCACCGACAGCGACACGGCAAGCAACTGTTTGACACGCATGGCAGGATGAAAACGACGCCGTCCCGCGCGCCCGGCGCGCATCGCGGCGTTTGGTCTGAATATTCGGGTCATTGTACCGGCGGCAGCGTGACTGTCCCGTTCGGCATGGACGCCATCTGCGTCCCCGGCGCTGCGAATGCCACTGCTATGATAGGCGCCCGTCGAACCGTTGGATCGGTTCGGGGCGCGGAGATGCGATTCGATGCCCCGGCCAATCACGATGCGCGATCGCGGGACGTGCTCGCGCACGCCGTTCCACTAGAGGAAGACATGTCAGGACTCACCCATTTCGACGCCGCCGGCCATGCCCACATGGTCGACGTCGGCGGCAAGCAGGAAACCCAACGCATCGCGATCGCGCGCGGCACGATCCGGATGCTGCCGGCCACGTTCGCCCTGATCCGCGACGGCAAGGCCAAGAAGGGCGACGTGCTCGGCGTCGCGCGCATCGCGGCCATCCAGGGCGCCAAGCGCACGGCCGACCTGATCCCGCTGTGCCATCCGCTCGCGCTGACGCGCGTGGCCGTCGAGTTCGAACTCGACGACGCGCTGCCGGGCGTCCACTGCATCGTGCAGGTCGAGACGTTCGGGCGCACCGGCGTCGAGATGGAAGCGCTGACCGCCGTGCAGGTCGGGCTGCTGACCGTCTACGACATGTGCAAGGCCGTCGATCGCGGGATGGTGATCACCGATGTGAGCGTGCGCGAGAAGCGCGGCGGGAAGTCAGGGGACTGGAAGGCGGAGGAACCGGCGGGCTGAGTGGCCCTGCGGCGGTCGATCCGGTCAGAATCGCCAACGGCCTGCCATTGCCCGGCCGGATGGCGTGCGCACCGAACCGTATGCAGGCTCCCCCGGTTCGTCAGTTACCGCGCTACGGCTCGAACACGAACGGTTGGGTCAGCAGGAACGGGTTCGCGGTCGCCCCCGTCTGCGTGCAGGTCGCGTGCGTCATCGCGTCGACGGCCGCACGATCGGCCGCCGCGTTGCGGCTGCTCGTCGTCACGGTGACGTTCTGCGCTTCGCCGGACGTCGTCATCAGCGCGCGCACGAGCACGGTCGCCGGGCGCGTGAGCGGCTTCGCGGTATCCGGATAGACGGCGCGCGGAATGTGGCACGTCAGCTTGCTTTCCTGCGACGACGACAGCATCGCGCAGCCGGAAAACAGCATCGCGACGGCGGGCAGGATCAGGTAGGTCGAGCGAATAGCCATGGTCGAATATCGTTCTTCAGCACTGTTCCGGACGCACGCGCCGCGCACCGGAACACGCCGCCCGGCCGCATCGCATGCGTCACATTGCGCCGCGGCCATCGGACCGGCGCCCCGTTACGGCCGCACGGCCGATCGATCCTCGGCCGCGATCCTGCGTGGCGGACTTCCCGGGTCGCCCGGGTGTTGCCTGTGTTCGCGCTGCCCTCGCCTCACTCGGGTCGGCACGCGAGCGCTTTCACGCATTGTGCACGCGCGGCCCGGCGAGCGGCGGCGATTTGACAATGGTTGACGCGAATCGCCGGGCCTTCAGCCGGAATCCACGCAATCCGCAAGGTAATCGATGCGCGGCCGGATTCGCCGGATTCACGCCGGGCGCCAACACCCGACGCGCATCGCTGATCCCTCACGGCGCGGCTCATGCCGGAATTCCCCGTTCCGGCAGGCGCTACGTACATCAATCCGAATCGTCGTCCTCGTCGTCGGCCGCATCGGCCGGCACTTCGCCGTATTTCGCGACGACCGCCGCCTTGAACGGCTTCAGCGCCGGCTGCTGGTCGCACAGCTTGTACAGCGCGGCCAGTTGCTGCGGCCAGTCCTTCAACTCCTTCGCAAACACGTGCAGGCGCGCGA
This region of Burkholderia contaminans genomic DNA includes:
- a CDS encoding M48 family metalloprotease; its protein translation is MRVKQLLAVSLSVALALPPSGHAQSASAPPLESAAGGARSISTVPSGIAAGVFGTYGGAESRFSDTGGASAPAASLRAPLRSLELPDLGDGSGGSLTPQAERRLGERVMREVRRDPDYLDDWLVRDYLNAMAARLAAAAAARFIGGYTPDFDLFPVRDPQINAFSMPGGFIGINSGLVVTTQTESELASVVGHEMGHVLQRHIARMIGANEKTGYTALAAMLLGVLAGVLARSGDLGSAIAVGGQAYAVDNQLRFSRSAEREADRVGFQLLAGAGYDPYGMPGFFERLDRASMGDAGVPAYARTHPLTGERIADMEDRARRAPYRQPRQSPEYGFVRARLRVLQNRAPTDIAAEARRMQFEIDDRTAPNVAANWYGIALANALLGEYDAAGKALASARSEFDARERREGDPATSSPSLDVLAADIARRAGRADDAVRLAALAQRRWPASHAAIVAHLQALIAARRFAEAQAQARAQAKADPEQPDWWDYLAKASDGKGDLLARRRALAEKLALDGAWPSAIRQLKEARDAKDVSFYEQSMIGARLLEFEARYKEEREDEKNGRG
- the moaC gene encoding cyclic pyranopterin monophosphate synthase MoaC — protein: MSGLTHFDAAGHAHMVDVGGKQETQRIAIARGTIRMLPATFALIRDGKAKKGDVLGVARIAAIQGAKRTADLIPLCHPLALTRVAVEFELDDALPGVHCIVQVETFGRTGVEMEALTAVQVGLLTVYDMCKAVDRGMVITDVSVREKRGGKSGDWKAEEPAG
- a CDS encoding TonB family protein: MAIRSTYLILPAVAMLFSGCAMLSSSQESKLTCHIPRAVYPDTAKPLTRPATVLVRALMTTSGEAQNVTVTTSSRNAAADRAAVDAMTHATCTQTGATANPFLLTQPFVFEP